One genomic segment of Desmodus rotundus isolate HL8 chromosome 5, HLdesRot8A.1, whole genome shotgun sequence includes these proteins:
- the LOC112319940 gene encoding olfactory receptor 5M8 produces the protein MRRNFTSVTEFILLGLTDRLELQILLFLLFLAIYVATVAGNLGTIVLIQVSARLHTPMYFFLSHLSFVDLCFSSNVTPKMLEIFLSEEKTISYPACLVQCYLFIALVHVEIYILAVMAFDRYMAICNPLLYGIKMSKSVCTSLITVPYVYGALTGLMETMWTYSLVFCGSNEINHFYCADPPLIKLACSDTTNKETSMFVVAGCNLSFSLLIILVSYLYIFPAILRIRSTEGRHKAFSTCGSHLTVVTIFYTTLFFMYLRPPSKESVEQGKMVAVFYTTVIPMLNPVIYSLRNKDVKEALTRELLRKNIFP, from the coding sequence ATGAGAAGAAACTTCACCTCAGTGACTGAGTTCATTCTCCTCGGACTGACTGATCGCCTGGAACTGCAgatcctcctcttcctgctgttTCTGGCCATTTACGTGGCCACGGTGGCAGGGAATCTGGGCACCATTGTCCTCATCCAGGTCAGTGCCCGgctccacacacccatgtactttTTCCTGAGCCACTTGTCCTTTGTGGATCTGTGCTTCTCCTCCAATGTGACCCCAAAGATGCTGGAGATTTTCTTGTCAGAGGAGAAAACCATTTCCTATCCTGCTTGTCTGGTGCAGTGTTACCTTTTTATAGCCTTGGTCCATGTGGAGATCTACATCCTGGCTGTGATGGCCTTTGATCGGTACATGGCCATCTGCAACCCTCTGCTTTATGGCATCAAAATGTCCAAGAGCGTGTGCACGTCCCTCATCACAGTGCCTTATGTGTATGGAGCGCTCACTGGGCTGATGGAGACCATGTGGACCTACAGCCTTGTCTTCTGTGGCTCCAATGAAATCAATCACTTCTACtgtgctgacccacccctgattaAGCTGGCTTGCTCTGACACCACCaacaaagaaacatcaatgtttgttGTGGCTGGATGtaacctttccttttctctcctcatcATCCTGGTTTCTTACCTATATATTTTTCCTGCTATCCTGAGGATTCGTTCCACAGAAGGCAGGCACAAAGCTTTCTCTACCTGTGGCTCCCACCTGACAGTTGTTACTATATTCTATACGACACTCTTCTTTATGTATCTTAGACCCCCTTCAAAAGAATCTGTGGAACAGGGGAAAATGGTGGCTGTATTTTATACCACAGTAATTCCCATGTTGAACCCTGTGATTTATAGCCTTAGAAATAAAGATGTGAAAGAAGCATTAACCAGAGAGCtgttaaggaaaaatatatttccctaG